Proteins co-encoded in one Bacillus sp. FSL H8-0547 genomic window:
- a CDS encoding MerR family transcriptional regulator, whose translation MEEKNYYTIGEAAKLCGTAASTLRYYDQISLLKPAGLNKITNYRYYTFKDIAKIRIIQNLRELHFSIGDISKILEEDSLSNQLSVMKKKRDEIVDEINELKKTAESINQRIKNMEKELKMSYSHSPSEPVITAAWQPARKILSLRKQTERANLDVYVHYFNELIELAKKEKIIPSGNLVLIHHHINVNHAFNEREFQSMMKDLEVGLPAGQLQDSPFLSEIPEGLYLSMIRKGMAGKDTFIDIYSRIQKWLIENNYRAAGPLIDLLHTDLTSLQPDQIVENILTEIQIHIEKLD comes from the coding sequence ATGGAGGAAAAAAACTACTACACAATCGGCGAGGCTGCAAAGCTATGCGGCACAGCTGCTTCAACATTACGCTATTACGACCAAATCAGCTTGCTGAAACCAGCAGGGCTGAACAAGATCACAAACTACCGCTACTATACCTTTAAGGATATTGCCAAAATCAGAATCATCCAAAATTTGCGAGAGCTGCATTTTTCCATTGGGGATATAAGCAAGATACTTGAGGAAGACAGCCTTTCAAATCAGCTGTCTGTCATGAAAAAAAAGCGTGATGAAATCGTGGATGAAATAAACGAGCTAAAGAAAACAGCAGAATCCATTAATCAACGAATTAAAAATATGGAAAAGGAATTGAAAATGTCCTATTCTCATTCTCCCTCTGAACCCGTCATTACCGCTGCCTGGCAGCCTGCAAGGAAAATCCTTTCTTTAAGAAAGCAAACTGAACGTGCTAATTTAGATGTGTACGTCCATTATTTTAATGAACTGATTGAACTTGCAAAAAAAGAAAAAATCATTCCATCAGGAAACCTTGTGTTAATTCATCATCATATAAATGTGAATCACGCATTCAATGAGAGGGAATTTCAAAGCATGATGAAAGATCTTGAGGTCGGCTTGCCGGCAGGACAGCTCCAGGATTCTCCCTTTTTAAGTGAAATACCTGAAGGATTGTACTTATCGATGATTAGAAAAGGCATGGCAGGCAAAGATACGTTCATTGACATTTATTCAAGAATCCAGAAATGGCTTATAGAAAACAACTACAGAGCTGCCGGTCCGCTGATTGATTTACTGCACACCGATTTGACGAGCCTGCAGCCCGATCAAATTGTGGAGAACATTTTAACAGAGATTCAAATTCATATAGAAAAATTAGATTAA
- a CDS encoding acyl-CoA dehydrogenase family protein has product MNFNLSEEQNAVRKMVRDFVDKEINPYIAEWDAEGHFEPSILKKLADLGLMGICVPEQYGGSAMDYNTLAIVCEELERGDTAYRTAVSVHTGLNSLTLMQWGNKEQKQKYLTPQAKGEKVGAFGLTEPNAGSDVAALQTSAVLEGDHYILNGQKTWISLCDYADHFLVFAYTDKSKKHHGISAFIVERTMPGFSSKAIKGKLGIRAGNTGEIFFDNIRVPKENLLGQEGDGFKIAMSALDNGRFTVAAGACGLIQACIEQSVNYCHERKTFGKEIGKHQLVQQMIAKMEAGYHMSRLLVFRAGCLKNEGKRNTRETSLAKWQSCDFANEAANDAVQIHGAYGYSNEYPVERFLRNSKAPVIYEGTREIHTVMQAEYVLGYREDKTLSHMLPSWPFEEEREKVKN; this is encoded by the coding sequence ATGAATTTTAACTTGTCTGAAGAACAGAACGCTGTAAGAAAAATGGTCCGCGATTTCGTTGATAAAGAGATTAACCCGTACATTGCCGAGTGGGATGCAGAAGGTCATTTCGAACCGTCCATTTTGAAAAAACTTGCAGATCTCGGCCTGATGGGAATCTGCGTGCCGGAACAATACGGCGGCAGTGCCATGGATTATAACACTCTCGCGATTGTGTGTGAGGAGCTTGAACGCGGGGATACAGCCTACCGTACAGCCGTTTCCGTCCACACCGGCTTAAACAGCCTGACGCTGATGCAGTGGGGAAATAAGGAGCAGAAGCAGAAATATCTTACTCCGCAGGCTAAAGGGGAGAAAGTTGGAGCGTTCGGCTTAACAGAACCGAATGCAGGATCGGACGTTGCGGCTTTGCAGACTTCAGCCGTTTTGGAAGGCGATCATTACATACTGAATGGTCAGAAGACATGGATTTCTCTTTGCGACTATGCTGACCACTTTCTTGTATTCGCTTACACGGATAAAAGCAAAAAGCACCACGGCATTTCGGCGTTTATTGTAGAGCGCACGATGCCTGGCTTTTCCTCCAAAGCTATTAAAGGGAAGCTTGGCATTCGCGCAGGGAACACAGGTGAAATCTTCTTTGACAACATCCGGGTGCCGAAAGAAAACCTTCTTGGACAGGAAGGGGACGGCTTTAAAATTGCCATGTCCGCTCTTGATAATGGACGGTTTACCGTTGCGGCCGGTGCCTGCGGACTCATTCAGGCATGTATTGAACAGAGCGTCAACTACTGCCATGAGCGGAAAACATTTGGAAAAGAGATTGGCAAACACCAGCTTGTTCAGCAGATGATCGCCAAAATGGAAGCAGGCTATCACATGTCCCGCCTGCTTGTCTTCAGAGCAGGGTGTCTTAAAAACGAAGGAAAACGAAACACAAGGGAAACGTCCCTCGCCAAGTGGCAATCCTGTGATTTCGCAAACGAAGCGGCGAACGATGCAGTACAGATCCACGGTGCGTACGGTTACTCCAATGAATATCCGGTTGAACGATTCCTTAGAAACTCTAAAGCACCTGTTATTTACGAGGGAACAAGAGAAATTCATACCGTGATGCAGGCGGAGTATGTGTTAGGTTACAGAGAAGATAAAACGCTGAGCCATATGCTGCCGAGCTGGCCGTTTGAGGAGGAGAGGGAGAAGGTTAAGAACTGA
- a CDS encoding DUF3900 domain-containing protein, whose translation MEFKINYLSFYLIQVDGKDENANKQYKHFQTLTAEEYEQNALKDFLDGELKKIVKRKVEKHPKSEQVPTKLGHFVVEPGYELDSNPNYNLFHRALTAETKEAFKEAGERFVSAYLDASAVRGGAFLVLSATPEKYFEDTFVFILKCDFEPKVASISDESTLIRNVQMAITTKNMKSIQYPHMPEEGMTEPGELKIHQASHARYFEDFLKFVEYGESMPEIMKTQVMSMVQEHVLETYEENSQERQQFEQDMEIWEASEKREIQERLDTHQVIEAAAQIVEHTPEAELKMKLGETSVKGLLADYGENIHLGKINGRYVLLVEADSIQFEKGVSPIEFHRPDELGAIIERISKKGES comes from the coding sequence GTGGAATTTAAGATTAACTATCTCTCTTTCTATTTGATCCAGGTGGACGGAAAAGACGAGAATGCCAATAAGCAGTACAAACACTTTCAAACATTAACGGCGGAGGAGTACGAGCAGAACGCGCTGAAGGATTTTCTGGACGGCGAGCTGAAAAAAATTGTGAAACGGAAAGTGGAGAAGCATCCTAAGAGCGAGCAGGTTCCCACAAAACTTGGCCACTTTGTTGTGGAACCGGGATATGAACTGGATTCTAATCCAAATTACAACCTCTTTCACAGAGCACTTACAGCAGAAACAAAGGAAGCTTTTAAAGAAGCAGGCGAACGGTTCGTCTCTGCCTATCTCGATGCAAGTGCCGTCCGGGGCGGTGCATTCCTTGTTTTGTCGGCAACTCCTGAGAAGTATTTCGAGGATACATTTGTATTTATTTTAAAATGTGATTTTGAACCTAAAGTGGCTTCCATTTCAGATGAATCAACCCTGATCCGCAATGTGCAGATGGCGATCACGACGAAAAATATGAAATCCATCCAATACCCCCACATGCCTGAAGAAGGCATGACAGAGCCCGGTGAGCTTAAAATTCATCAGGCGTCACATGCCCGCTACTTTGAAGACTTTCTGAAGTTTGTCGAATACGGCGAATCCATGCCTGAGATCATGAAAACTCAAGTCATGAGCATGGTCCAGGAGCATGTCCTTGAGACGTATGAAGAGAACAGCCAGGAACGCCAGCAGTTCGAACAGGACATGGAAATCTGGGAAGCAAGCGAGAAGCGGGAAATCCAGGAGCGTCTGGATACCCATCAGGTCATTGAAGCGGCTGCCCAAATTGTGGAGCATACACCCGAAGCCGAGCTGAAGATGAAGCTCGGGGAAACTTCTGTAAAAGGACTCCTTGCAGACTACGGGGAAAACATTCATTTAGGAAAGATCAACGGAAGATATGTTCTTCTCGTAGAAGCGGACAGCATCCAATTTGAAAAAGGGGTATCTCCGATTGAATTTCACCGTCCTGACGAGCTGGGAGCGATAATTGAAAGGATATCAAAGAAAGGGGAGTCATAA
- a CDS encoding STAS domain-containing protein has product MKDELHYIGNKIQENAREITLNIPSAQDAKHTQQLEHSGFPLEERIAYREELVGYLGQALCDVKVEEKVDQWSIKIAKRAIHFDVPLAQCLRAIGAYRTALWDTLTEELHKNNFYAVTMLDVSKMIDPLIDRACSVTGSVYENHSNELMEVAYSALEELSVPVVPVAEGIAVIPLVGAVDTRRAALIMEVSLREGARLNLEEVILDVSGVPIIDTMVADQIFKIVSALKISGIHTVLTGLRPEIAQTIMSLGLDFNHIETKFNMRKALYDLGFRRQ; this is encoded by the coding sequence ATGAAAGATGAGCTGCATTATATAGGCAATAAGATTCAGGAAAACGCACGTGAAATTACTTTGAATATCCCGAGCGCCCAAGATGCCAAGCATACTCAGCAGCTGGAGCATTCGGGATTCCCATTAGAAGAGCGAATTGCCTACCGGGAAGAACTGGTCGGTTATTTGGGACAGGCTCTGTGTGATGTGAAGGTTGAGGAAAAAGTAGACCAGTGGAGCATAAAAATAGCAAAAAGAGCCATCCATTTTGACGTCCCGCTGGCCCAGTGTCTCCGTGCGATCGGGGCATACAGGACGGCTCTGTGGGACACTCTGACCGAAGAGCTTCACAAAAACAACTTCTACGCCGTTACGATGCTGGATGTTTCCAAAATGATTGATCCGCTGATTGACAGAGCCTGCAGTGTGACAGGCAGCGTCTATGAAAACCACAGCAATGAATTAATGGAAGTGGCTTATTCAGCATTGGAAGAGCTTTCTGTTCCGGTTGTGCCGGTGGCAGAAGGAATTGCCGTTATTCCTCTTGTTGGAGCGGTTGACACAAGAAGGGCCGCACTGATCATGGAAGTTTCCCTTAGAGAGGGCGCCCGCCTGAATCTCGAAGAAGTCATCCTGGATGTATCCGGAGTTCCCATTATTGATACTATGGTGGCAGACCAGATTTTCAAAATCGTCAGCGCACTCAAGATCAGCGGCATCCACACCGTTCTCACCGGCCTCCGTCCTGAAATCGCCCAGACCATCATGAGTCTCGGCCTTGATTTTAATCATATCGAAACCAAATTCAACATGAGAAAAGCTTTGTATGACCTTGGATTCAGACGACAATAA